One part of the Aricia agestis chromosome Z, ilAriAges1.1, whole genome shotgun sequence genome encodes these proteins:
- the LOC121738971 gene encoding condensin complex subunit 2, whose product MMIENQITSTPGFARRSIGGSGTSLKRRSLIPHNRITNIRDEERNDDDAERSSLVASERAVATSTPQASPRRGRDTMSSSPQKEHFQGCLKLYAENKINKDNAWNLQLIDFMTSMLRRHDARMDNLQTASTVVDASARIYSFRVDAVHYDVLKMAGGLSKAAQTKRGKKDDEHEVLDEGAAGGEATAPKKKKKRSKGAVAANSELFNGDFDTNDCVDPFFERLAATAGDVTSSNRAFNATLPVHDKTLALILRTDEPFLECIKENIPEEIDIREKITLASKLLPAFTEEDHICEPFSKFSISNWDPETEETDRITNWMEDNRLNLSQQALAFDVNAEVEPIPQDEEQNDLFEDEPLGGISSDEGGDVAVAACVARAVPAPPARLADMRPTDAAHARLEYSYCALSAWAGPAHWRLKTNRASKLSTLTQSTAGRVTIDKKARTKKTLDFMGAGLAFDCRAPAGEYEPTPPAKIMISRKTLATGHTWNEANFKTPIDRGLDESHFRALFLRRSVKLMRACDVPAPAPTPAEPLAVDAVDYDYTNENDAGYCPTQAPEADEWDNDEGGETVRCEAPPADDIGEMLEPPTKVAKIFIPYAMRAKKVDMKQLKHCTWKMLTEKTPEGDKENVTKTTFFSVYSRLPNRLSTNMRESLSVPLALLSVLHLANEKGLILEKRDELNDIGILGLIK is encoded by the exons ATGATGATAGAAAACCAAATAACTTCAACTCCCGGTTTCGCGAGACGAAGTATTGGCGGGAGCGGCACATCCTTGAAGAGGCGTAGCTTGATTCCCCACAATAGAATTACTAACATAAGGGATGAG GAGcgtaatgatgatgatgctgAGCGGTCGTCGCTGGTGGCTTCGGAGAGAGCCGTGGCTACATCGACGCCTCAAGCGTCCCCTCGTCGAGGTCGTGACACCATGTCTTCATCACCACAAAAAGAACATTTCCAGGGATGCCTTAAACTATATGCTGAAAAT AAAATCAACAAAGACAATGCATGGAATTTGCAACTGATTGACTTTATGACGTCAATGTTACGGCGGCACGATGCTCGCATGGATAACTTACAAACTGCATCTACTGTAGTGGATGCATCTGCTAGAATATACTCTTTCCGAGTAGATGCTGTACATTATGatgttttaaaaatggccgGTGGATTAAGTAAAGCTGCTCAG ACAAAAAGGGGTAAGAAAGATGATGAACATGAGGTTCTAGATGAAGGAGCAGCGGGCGGGGAGGCCACAGCTccaaagaaaaagaagaaaagatCCAAAGGAGCAGTAGCTGCTAACTCTGAGTTGTTTAATGGAGACTTTGACACCAATGACTGTGTTG ATCCCTTCTTTGAAAGACTGGCGGCAACAGCAGGAGATGTGACTTCATCTAACAGAGCATTCAATGCCACATTACCTGTTCACGACAAGACTCTAGCATTAATACTCAG gACTGATGAACCTTTTTTGGAATGCATAAAGGAGAATATACCTGAAGAAATAGATATacgtgagaaaataacactTGCATCAAAACTTTTACCTGCATTCACAGAAGAAGATCACATTTGTGAACCATTCTCAAAATTCTCTATAAGCAACTGGGACCCAGAAACAGAAGAAAC GGACCGCATCACAAACTGGATGGAAGACAACAGATTGAATCTGTCGCAGCAGGCTCTGGCATTTGATGTGAATGCCGAGGTTGAGCCTATTCCCCAGGATGAAGAACAGAATGATCTGTTTG AGGACGAGCCCCTAGGCGGTATATCGTCGGACGAGGGCGGCGATGTCGCGGTCGCGGCTTGCGTCGCGCGAGCGGTGCCGGCGCCGCCCGCGCGCCTTGCCGATATGAGGCCGACTGACGCTGCCCACGCGCGCCTCGAGTACAGCTACTGTGCGCTGTCAGCCTGGGCCGGACCTGCGCATTGGCGGCTCAAGACTAACAGAG CATCAAAACTCTCAACTCTCACTCAATCCACGGCCGGTCGTGTAACGATCGACAAGAAGGCTCGTACCAAGAAAACCCTGGACTTCATGGGCGCTGGGCTAGCGTTCGACTGCCGCGCCCCAGCCGGCGAATACGAGCCAACACCGCCCGCCAAGATCATGATCAGCAGGAAGACGCTGGCGACGGGGCACACGTGGAACGAGGCCAACTTCAAGACGCCTATTGACAG AGGCCTCGACGAGTCCCACTTCCGAGCGTTGTTCCTGCGTCGCAGCGTGAAGCTGATGCGGGCGTGCGACGTgcccgcgcccgcgcccacGCCCGCTGAGCCGCTAGCCGTAGACGCCGTGGACTACGACTACACTAACGAGAATGATGCTGGATACTGTCCTACGCAGGCGCCG GAGGCGGACGAGTGGGATAACGACGAAGGCGGCGAGACGGTGCGGTGCGAGGCGCCGCCCGCAGACGACATCGGCGAGATGCTGGAACCGCCCACTAAG GTCGCCAAAATATTCATACCATACGCCATGCGCGCTAAGAAGGTCGACATGAAGCAACTGAAGCATTGTACGTGGAAGATGCTAACTGAGAAGACGCCAGAAGGGGACAAAGAGAATGTTACTAAGACCACATTCTTCTCGGTCTACTCGCGACTACCGAATAGACTTTCTACCAACATGCGAGAATCTCTCAGTGTACCCCTAGCTTTACTCTCTGTATTGCATTTGGCCAACGAAAAAGGCTTGATTTTGGAAAAAAGGGATGAACTAAACGATATTGGTATATTAGGACTTATTAAGTAA